The following coding sequences lie in one Polluticoccus soli genomic window:
- the rplR gene encoding 50S ribosomal protein L18, which translates to MSTDQKVIRRQKLRWRIRTKISGTAQKPRLSVFRSNKDIYAQLIDDATGTTLASANSRQKDIAAQKGTKSELSVLVGKAIAEKAKSLGIEVCVFDRGGYLYHGRVKSVADGAREGGLKL; encoded by the coding sequence ATGTCAACCGATCAAAAAGTAATTCGCCGCCAGAAACTTCGTTGGCGCATCCGCACCAAGATCAGCGGTACTGCACAAAAGCCACGTCTTTCTGTGTTCCGCAGCAATAAAGATATCTATGCGCAACTGATAGATGACGCAACAGGCACTACGCTTGCTTCTGCTAACTCTCGCCAGAAAGATATCGCTGCTCAAAAAGGCACTAAATCAGAACTGTCTGTACTGGTAGGTAAAGCTATCGCAGAGAAAGCTAAATCACTGGGTATCGAAGTATGTGTGTTTGACCGTGGTGGTTACCTGTACCATGGCCGTGTGAAATCAGTAGCTGATGGTGCACGTGAAGGTGGTTTGAAACTTTAA
- the rplF gene encoding 50S ribosomal protein L6 yields MSRIGKKPITLAQGVTVTVTPANEIVVKGPKGELKEAIDRDIKVEVNGTEVNVTRPTDQIRHRAMHGLYRSIVANMVKGVTDGFKRELELVGVGYRAAITGQQLDMALGFSHNIIFDLPKEIKATTVSEKGQNPRIILESTDKQLLGQVAAKIRSLRKPEPYKGKGVRYSDEIVRRKAGKAAGK; encoded by the coding sequence ATGTCTCGTATAGGTAAAAAACCAATAACGCTTGCACAAGGAGTAACAGTAACTGTAACTCCGGCAAACGAAATCGTTGTAAAAGGTCCGAAAGGCGAACTGAAAGAAGCGATCGATCGCGATATTAAAGTTGAAGTTAACGGTACAGAAGTAAACGTTACCCGTCCTACAGACCAGATCCGTCACCGTGCAATGCACGGCCTGTATCGCTCTATAGTAGCCAACATGGTGAAAGGCGTTACTGACGGCTTCAAAAGAGAACTGGAACTGGTGGGTGTGGGTTACCGTGCTGCTATCACAGGCCAACAACTGGATATGGCGCTGGGTTTTTCTCACAACATCATCTTCGATCTTCCAAAAGAGATCAAAGCCACTACAGTTTCTGAAAAAGGTCAAAACCCGAGGATCATCCTTGAGTCTACAGATAAACAATTGCTGGGCCAGGTAGCTGCTAAGATACGTAGCCTGCGTAAGCCTGAACCGTACAAAGGTAAAGGTGTGCGTTACTCTGATGAGATCGTACGTCGCAAAGCTGGTAAAGCTGCTGGTAAATAA